One genomic region from Haloprofundus salinisoli encodes:
- a CDS encoding DMT family transporter, whose product MSSDRTLSLFVVASLFLGTSFVAIKVGVAEIPPVLFAALRFDIGGLLLLGFVAAVYDDWVPRTRSDALAILSSGVFVVAVNNALLFVGQQGTTSGAAAVMYSLLPLLSPLFALALLRDERISWIGAVGILLGLVGVLVIVQPTSAMLRSGAEGQALVAVAAVSIALGSVLIRRVKPRLATLPLSAWAFLFGALCIHAGSLALGESVAIAWTPKLLAAVAYVGVLGTGVAYAAYFLLIERAGPIRANLTAYAVPAVATLTGWLVLDETVGETTGLGFAVILLGFGVLQREQVADALSRFDVRFGGRGVYEAYESLDGYDASPVDHGGSDD is encoded by the coding sequence ATGAGTAGCGACCGGACACTCTCGCTCTTCGTCGTCGCGTCGCTGTTTCTCGGCACCTCCTTCGTCGCCATAAAAGTCGGCGTGGCCGAGATTCCGCCGGTGCTGTTCGCCGCGCTTCGGTTCGACATCGGCGGCCTGCTGCTCCTTGGGTTCGTCGCCGCCGTCTACGACGACTGGGTTCCCCGGACGCGCAGCGACGCGCTCGCCATCCTCTCCAGCGGCGTCTTCGTCGTCGCCGTCAACAACGCGCTGTTGTTCGTCGGTCAGCAGGGGACAACCAGCGGCGCGGCCGCGGTGATGTACAGTTTACTCCCGCTGCTCTCGCCGCTTTTCGCCCTCGCGTTGCTGCGCGACGAACGTATCTCGTGGATCGGCGCGGTCGGTATCCTGCTCGGCCTCGTCGGCGTGCTGGTCATCGTTCAGCCGACATCCGCGATGCTCCGCTCGGGCGCGGAGGGGCAGGCACTCGTCGCCGTCGCCGCCGTCAGCATCGCGCTCGGGAGCGTGCTCATTCGCCGCGTGAAACCGCGTCTCGCGACGCTTCCCCTCTCCGCGTGGGCGTTCCTCTTCGGCGCGCTCTGTATCCACGCCGGGAGTCTCGCGCTCGGCGAGTCAGTCGCGATTGCATGGACGCCGAAACTGCTCGCCGCCGTCGCCTACGTCGGCGTCCTCGGAACCGGTGTCGCCTATGCCGCGTATTTCCTGCTCATCGAGCGCGCGGGGCCGATTCGCGCGAACCTCACCGCCTACGCCGTCCCCGCGGTGGCGACGCTCACCGGCTGGCTCGTGTTGGACGAGACGGTGGGCGAGACGACCGGTCTCGGCTTCGCCGTCATCCTCCTCGGGTTCGGGGTGCTCCAGCGCGAGCAGGTCGCCGACGCGCTCTCGCGGTTCGACGTACGGTTCGGCGGGAGAGGCGTCTACGAGGCGTACGAGAGCCTCGACGGGTACGACGCGTCCCCGGTCGACCACGGCGGCAGCGACGACTGA
- a CDS encoding DUF6360 family protein, whose protein sequence is MPDRLLRINAYTTFDMLDGTATGHEFEEEAFAVLNVTAPRKNPDAVTLELELDNTQLEHLPAHADRVTLTAEQARTLAGELEKYADRVDAASDGE, encoded by the coding sequence ATGCCAGACCGACTGCTCCGCATCAACGCCTACACGACGTTCGACATGCTCGACGGCACCGCGACGGGCCACGAGTTCGAAGAGGAGGCGTTCGCCGTCCTCAACGTCACCGCGCCGCGGAAGAACCCCGACGCCGTGACGCTCGAACTCGAACTCGACAACACGCAACTGGAGCACCTCCCCGCGCACGCCGACCGGGTAACGCTCACCGCCGAACAGGCGCGAACGCTCGCCGGTGAGTTGGAGAAGTACGCCGACCGGGTCGACGCCGCGAGCGACGGCGAGTAG
- a CDS encoding DUF5789 family protein: MADDRQSRDEQVGDEERRQSKRETEEVRNRGGEDRAMRGDLGGRLGELDESLETHSYPTTTDELVETYGDYEIETQGGEESLEEVLASTDNQRYDSADDVRSRILGLIHR, translated from the coding sequence ATGGCAGACGACAGACAGAGCCGAGACGAGCAAGTAGGTGACGAGGAGCGACGCCAGTCAAAGCGGGAGACAGAGGAAGTACGTAACCGCGGCGGTGAAGACCGTGCAATGCGTGGTGACCTTGGTGGGCGACTTGGCGAACTTGATGAATCACTCGAAACCCACAGCTATCCAACTACAACGGACGAACTGGTCGAGACGTATGGTGATTACGAGATCGAAACACAGGGCGGGGAGGAATCCCTCGAGGAAGTGCTCGCTTCAACGGATAACCAACGGTACGACTCCGCCGACGACGTTCGAAGCCGGATACTGGGACTAATACATCGTTGA
- a CDS encoding nitrite/sulfite reductase: MPTDVERWKSEVYGNEIREHLFEFAENGWESIPEDERDAWFERFKWWGLYHQRNGQESYFMMRIGTPNGVLEPGQVRAVGEIADEYARGPGVNPEFGAAYADFTTRQSIQLHWIRIEDIPAIFEKLDEHGLSTQQACGDSWRNIVGCPVAGKDKHEHVDALPVALDLHETYKGHEDHTNLPRKWKVSVTGCREGCGQGDINDLAYEPATKDGEKGFNVRVGGGLARNEPRLARGLDVFVTPEQAGEVGGAISALFRDHGDRENRYNARVKFLMDEWGPEKFRRVLQEEYVDWELQTAGEDLREEYSYNSGHANGGHSDHVGVHEQNDGNYYVGLDVLVGRMGAADVLELADLAEEYGSGEVRLTQRQNAIVTDVPEENLDEFLAEELLDNYSPDPHPFMRGSIACTGTEFCSLSIVETKNRQVRYARWLKENVELPDGVEDFHIHLSGCTASCAQPQIADVSLRGMKTRKNGEAVEALDIGLGGGLGENPQFADWVGQRVPADEVPGAIKNLLANFEDARESEETFREFVERLDEEELEALIEPEETDYEDPMMHNTKLTWYPYADEDDMDDSPAPAHADGTPIASDD, translated from the coding sequence ATGCCGACCGACGTGGAGCGATGGAAGTCCGAGGTGTACGGTAACGAGATCCGGGAGCATCTGTTCGAGTTCGCCGAGAACGGGTGGGAGTCGATTCCCGAAGACGAGCGCGACGCCTGGTTCGAGCGCTTCAAGTGGTGGGGGCTGTACCACCAGCGAAACGGCCAGGAGAGCTACTTCATGATGCGCATCGGGACGCCCAACGGCGTGCTCGAACCGGGACAGGTCCGCGCCGTCGGCGAGATCGCCGACGAGTACGCCCGCGGTCCCGGCGTCAACCCCGAGTTCGGGGCGGCGTACGCCGACTTCACCACCCGGCAGTCCATCCAGCTCCACTGGATCCGCATCGAGGACATCCCGGCTATCTTCGAGAAACTCGACGAACACGGACTCTCCACGCAGCAGGCCTGCGGCGACTCCTGGCGGAACATCGTCGGCTGCCCCGTCGCCGGCAAGGACAAACACGAACACGTCGACGCGCTCCCCGTCGCGCTGGATCTCCACGAGACGTACAAAGGTCACGAGGACCACACGAACCTCCCGCGGAAGTGGAAGGTGTCGGTCACCGGCTGCCGCGAGGGCTGTGGCCAGGGCGACATTAACGACCTCGCCTACGAACCCGCAACCAAAGACGGCGAGAAAGGGTTCAACGTCCGTGTCGGCGGCGGTCTCGCCCGCAACGAACCGCGTTTGGCCCGCGGCCTCGACGTGTTCGTCACGCCCGAGCAGGCGGGCGAAGTCGGCGGCGCTATCTCCGCGCTGTTCCGCGACCACGGCGACCGCGAGAACCGCTACAACGCCCGCGTCAAGTTCCTGATGGACGAGTGGGGCCCCGAGAAGTTCCGCCGCGTCCTCCAGGAGGAGTACGTCGACTGGGAACTGCAGACGGCGGGCGAGGACCTCCGCGAGGAGTACTCGTACAACTCCGGCCACGCCAACGGCGGCCACTCCGACCACGTCGGCGTCCACGAGCAGAACGACGGTAACTACTACGTCGGATTGGACGTGCTAGTCGGCCGGATGGGTGCGGCGGACGTACTCGAACTCGCCGACCTCGCCGAGGAATACGGCTCCGGCGAGGTCCGCCTGACCCAGCGCCAGAACGCCATCGTCACCGACGTCCCCGAGGAGAACCTCGACGAGTTCCTCGCCGAGGAGCTCTTGGACAACTACTCGCCGGACCCGCATCCGTTCATGCGCGGCTCCATCGCCTGCACCGGCACGGAGTTCTGTTCGCTCTCCATCGTGGAGACGAAGAACCGGCAGGTGCGCTACGCGCGCTGGCTGAAGGAGAACGTCGAACTCCCCGACGGCGTCGAGGACTTCCACATCCACCTCTCGGGCTGCACGGCCTCCTGCGCGCAGCCGCAGATCGCAGACGTGAGCCTCCGCGGCATGAAGACGCGCAAGAACGGCGAGGCGGTCGAAGCGCTCGACATCGGCCTCGGCGGCGGCCTCGGCGAGAACCCGCAGTTCGCCGACTGGGTCGGTCAGCGCGTCCCCGCCGACGAGGTACCCGGCGCGATTAAGAATCTGCTCGCCAACTTCGAGGACGCCCGCGAGAGCGAGGAGACGTTCCGCGAGTTCGTCGAGCGCCTCGACGAGGAGGAGCTCGAAGCGCTCATCGAACCCGAGGAGACCGACTACGAGGACCCGATGATGCACAACACGAAGCTCACGTGGTACCCGTACGCCGACGAGGACGATATGGACGACAGCCCCGCGCCCGCGCACGCCGACGGAACGCCGATTGCGTCGGACGACTAG
- a CDS encoding DUF7119 family protein, with protein MRDDPTPNVSPSEADRTSPVGEPVIRSDPAVTGERAHDAVGFNPDDPESVAHAAETVRQFADSSVGSTDNVYMLRGAAACAALVRGVGSYKAAAEEAGGDVSVAFIRKWARVHDLPRSIRRHVALGHIAPTAAKHIARVSGEARFALAWATLDGDLTVREVRRLASAVNDGESVEEALRDHGIELGHLSVSLPPEAYVELRRRASLSDRSPDDVLSDALVAYLRDGEE; from the coding sequence ATGAGAGACGACCCGACGCCGAACGTGTCGCCGTCAGAGGCCGACCGCACCTCGCCCGTCGGCGAACCGGTCATCCGGTCTGACCCCGCGGTGACGGGCGAGCGGGCGCACGACGCCGTCGGGTTCAACCCCGACGACCCCGAGAGCGTCGCCCACGCCGCGGAGACGGTCCGACAGTTCGCCGATTCGTCCGTCGGCAGCACGGACAACGTCTACATGCTCCGCGGCGCCGCGGCCTGTGCGGCGCTCGTCCGCGGCGTCGGGTCGTACAAGGCGGCGGCCGAGGAGGCCGGCGGTGACGTCTCCGTCGCGTTCATCCGCAAGTGGGCGCGCGTCCACGACCTCCCGCGGTCGATTCGCCGACACGTCGCGCTGGGCCACATCGCGCCCACCGCGGCGAAGCACATCGCCCGCGTCTCCGGCGAGGCGCGGTTCGCGCTCGCGTGGGCGACGCTCGACGGTGACCTCACCGTCCGCGAGGTCCGACGCCTCGCCAGCGCCGTCAACGACGGCGAGAGCGTCGAGGAGGCGCTCCGCGACCACGGAATCGAACTGGGACACCTCTCCGTCTCGCTTCCGCCGGAGGCGTACGTCGAACTCCGCCGCCGGGCGTCGCTCTCGGACCGGTCGCCCGACGACGTGCTGAGCGACGCGCTCGTCGCGTACCTCCGCGACGGAGAGGAGTAA
- a CDS encoding M20/M25/M40 family metallo-hydrolase, with the protein MDIRPFTEEFLRFDTTGCREAAAQSWFRERLDEFGFETVEWTADADRLAEHPSFPDSPAEITVADRPSVAGVLEFGDPDAGPTLVLNGHVDVVPAEDELWESDPFEPTWNGDDLTARGAADMKSGVAACVFAALDVRDAVDAGEFDLDGRIVVESVGGEEEGGIGAAAAVLDNPYSFERDAAVVAEPTDLTIVTATEGTVMKRLRLTGRSAHAATRWVGESVLPHFERIRHAFEDLETERGERVHHPLYEEFPVPWPLCIGRVEAGSWASSVPASLTAEIRIGVAPGETVDEVEAEYGERLAEVVAESEWLTEHPPSFERFTVQFESAEIAADEPVVTALQAAMADAGFDDTEVHGATYGADSRHYVEAGIPTVVFGPGTIEQAHFPNETIHWPDVETARETIATAARRYLGEN; encoded by the coding sequence GGCGCAGTCGTGGTTCCGCGAGCGACTCGACGAGTTCGGCTTCGAGACCGTCGAGTGGACCGCCGACGCCGACCGTCTCGCCGAGCATCCATCGTTTCCGGACAGCCCCGCCGAGATAACGGTCGCCGACCGGCCGAGCGTCGCGGGCGTTCTGGAGTTCGGTGACCCCGACGCCGGACCGACGCTCGTACTGAACGGCCACGTCGACGTGGTTCCCGCCGAAGACGAACTGTGGGAGAGCGACCCCTTCGAACCGACGTGGAACGGTGACGATCTGACCGCCCGCGGGGCGGCGGACATGAAATCCGGCGTCGCCGCCTGCGTGTTCGCCGCACTCGACGTGCGCGACGCCGTCGACGCGGGCGAGTTCGACCTCGACGGCCGTATCGTCGTCGAGAGCGTCGGCGGCGAGGAGGAGGGCGGTATCGGGGCCGCCGCCGCGGTGCTCGACAACCCCTACTCGTTCGAGCGCGACGCCGCCGTCGTCGCCGAACCGACCGACCTGACCATCGTCACGGCGACGGAGGGGACGGTGATGAAGCGACTCCGTCTCACCGGCCGGTCGGCGCACGCGGCGACGCGGTGGGTCGGCGAATCCGTGCTCCCGCACTTCGAGCGGATTCGCCACGCGTTCGAAGACCTCGAAACCGAACGCGGCGAGCGGGTTCACCACCCGCTGTACGAGGAGTTCCCCGTTCCGTGGCCTCTCTGCATCGGCCGCGTCGAGGCCGGGTCGTGGGCGTCGTCGGTTCCGGCGTCACTGACGGCCGAGATTCGCATCGGCGTCGCCCCCGGCGAGACGGTGGACGAAGTAGAGGCGGAGTACGGGGAGCGCCTCGCGGAGGTGGTCGCGGAGAGCGAGTGGCTCACGGAACACCCGCCGTCGTTCGAGCGGTTCACCGTCCAGTTCGAGTCCGCCGAGATCGCCGCCGACGAACCGGTCGTTACGGCATTACAGGCGGCGATGGCCGACGCCGGTTTCGACGACACGGAGGTCCACGGCGCGACCTACGGCGCGGACTCGCGGCACTACGTCGAGGCCGGAATCCCGACCGTCGTCTTCGGTCCCGGGACGATAGAGCAGGCGCACTTCCCGAACGAGACGATTCACTGGCCGGACGTGGAGACGGCGCGGGAGACGATTGCGACGGCCGCACGGCGGTACCTCGGGGAGAACTGA